Proteins encoded within one genomic window of Methanobacteriales archaeon HGW-Methanobacteriales-1:
- a CDS encoding MarR family transcriptional regulator, translated as MNNTEKVIKAFKEAEEPLNATKVSALSGVEKKEVDKIMKELKKDETIISPKRCYWALKE; from the coding sequence ATGAATAATACTGAAAAAGTAATTAAAGCATTTAAAGAAGCAGAAGAGCCATTAAACGCCACTAAAGTCAGTGCCCTCTCTGGTGTAGAGAAAAAAGAAGTGGATAAAATCATGAAAGAACTCAAGAAAGATGAGACCATTATCTCCCCTAAAAGGTGCTACTGGGCCTTAAAAGAATAA